The Castanea sativa cultivar Marrone di Chiusa Pesio chromosome 11, ASM4071231v1 genome contains a region encoding:
- the LOC142615572 gene encoding putative RNA helicase SDE3 has translation MSWLILKIFPCILCFMKSFLRKLFLGSRSSSSPSAGNNDLVYEPPPESHPSASSSYPIEVVVDSVTVKPPHVQSPSQRTDQVSQNSKESGPLLPIVSSKQPTLSCTPPRYPSSSNIPESSLISSSVKVKPQHVQSSSQSITNEVSHSSKVSSPVPLTISSRRLQSPSKPSPSSSNIPQSSLTSSSVTVKPQHVQSSSQSITNEVSHSSKVSSPVPPTISSTPLQSPSKPSTSSYNLLLYHLSQLPPTFSSIQPADSSNLSQSSSKPPPLSSSPSPSSLKTPVDSSKSYAYFPKTTEPPSASSSPTSYKPPQSSPSVVPYSFKPTPSSSGPPLYSTKQPPVFKPILHTAPNNVTNEGSKTTYVCEKGAPIYAIPEDIKGHIERDIAPQVLKQSLSPSTYKAYFAALLYAEDYYLEKWSDFQLEKVTLKSEDAVLLKSKKSKYSNGSCEEDEKNFVEFEVDSIPVKRPFLLSRDVVRARPSDKEVEPFQGFVHRVVKSRRVLVEFGDDFHSQHHPNRKYDISFSFNRVCLKRAHQAIEAALGPSSNNFLFPECVPRKNILNPPALLDTYDELNTDEFNAVRRILSLQGSPPYLLGGPLIGTDWQRYLPEEKASTRTGVVVCKAVIEIYKTSKENRILICAPTNRTCDMLMRSLRVREVIQESDMFRANAAFREIDGVPIDILRSCPVKDECFACPPLHKLQKFRIILSTFVSSFRLHNQGIAAGHFSHIFLVDASSTTEPEATIALANFADENTSVIVTGKPGNRSRWVRSDMARKYGLRKSYFERLCEVGPYQILNPMFITELVGFEQWSKDIYEY, from the exons AACAATGATTTAGTATACGAACCACCTCCGGAGTCACATCCAAGTGCTTCTTCATCTTATCCAATCGAAGTTGTAGTAGATTCAGTGACTGTCAAACCACCACATGTTCAGAGTCCATCCCAAAGGACTGACCAAGTTTCTCAGAATTCAAAAGAATCAGGTCCATTGCTACCTATAGTCTCTTCTAAACAACCCACATTGTCTTGTACACCACCTCGATATCCATCTTCCTCAAACATACCTGAATCTTCATTGATAAGCAGCTCAGTGAAAGTCAAGCCACAACATGTTCAGAGTTCTTCCCAAAGCATAACTAATGAAGTTTCTCACAGTTCTAAAGTTTCAAGTCCAGTCCCACTTACAATTTCTTCTAGACGACTTCAATCTCCATCTAAACCATCTCCATCTTCCTCAAACATACCCCAATCTTCATTGACAAGCAGCTCAGTGACAGTCAAGCCACAACATGTTCAGAGTTCTTCCCAAAGCATAACTAATGAAGTTTCTCACAGTTCTAAAGTTTCAAGTCCAGTCCCACCTACAATTTCTTCTACACCACTTCAATCTCCATCTAAACCATCTACATCATCCTATAACCTTTTGCTTTACCATCTATCTCAATTGCCACCTACATTTTCCTCTATACAACCTGCAGATTCCTCAAACCTATCCCAATCTTCATCAAAACCACCTCCCTTGTCTTCTAGTCCATCTCCATCATCCCTTAAAACTCCAGTTGATTCTTCCAAATCATATGCATATTTCCCCAAGACCACTGAACCCCCATCAGCATCTTCTTCTCCAACTTCCTATAAACCACCTCAATCTTCACCTTCAGTGGTCCCATATTCATTCAAGCCAACTCCTTCTTCCTCTGGGCCACCTCTGTATTCCACTAAGCAACCACCAGTTTTTAAGCCAATTCTGCATACAGCTCCCAATAATGTAACAAATGAAGGAAGCAAGACGACTTATGTGTGTGAAAAGGGTGCACCCATATATGCTATTCCTGAGGATATCAAAGGTCACATCGAGAGAGACATTGCACCTCAAGTTCTGAAGCAGTCTTTATCTCCTTCAACTTATAAGGCTTATTTTGCTGCTCTGTTATATGCTGAGGATTACTACTTGGAG AAATGGAGTGACTTCCAATTGGAGAAAGTGACATTGAAGTCGGAGGATGCAGTACTTTTAAAatcaaaaaagtcaaaatattcTAATGGAAGTTGTGAGGAGGATGAAAAAAACTTTGTAGAATTTGAGGTTGATTCTATTCCTGTGAAGCGGCCTTTCCTTTTATCAAGGGACGTGGTCCGTGCACGACCTTCGGATAAAGAGGTTGAGCCATTTCAG GGCTTTGTCCATCGTGTGGTGAAAAGCAGGCGTGTATTAGTTGAATTTGGAGATGATTTTCATTCACAGCATCATCCAAATCGCAAATATGACATCAGCTTCTCATTCAACAGAGTTTGTCTAAAAAGGGCTCATCAAGCAATTGAAGCTGCATTAGGTCCTTCATCAAACAACTTCCTTTTTCCTGAATGCGTCCCTCGGAAGAATATTCTTAACCCACCAGCTCTGCTTGATACCTATGATGAACTTAATACAGATGAATTCAATGCAGTGCGTCGGATCCTAAGCTTGCAGGGCTCACCACCTTATCTTCTTGGGGGGCCGCTTATTGGCACTGATTGGCAAAGGTATTTACCTGAAGAAAAAGCTTCAACAAGAACAGGAGTGGTTGTTTGTAAGGCAGtaattgaaatatataaaacCTCTAAAGAGAACAGGATTCTTATATGTGCACCTACAAACCGCACATGTGATATGCTAATGAGAAGTTTGAGGGTCAGGGAGGTGATTCAAGAGTCAGATATGTTTCGAGCCAATGCTGCATTTCGAGAGATAGATGGGGTACCCATTGACATTCTGCGCTCATGTCCTGTAAAAGATGAATGTTTTGCATGTCCTCCACTCCATAAACTTCAGAAATTCAGGATAATTCTGTCAACTTTTGTGAGTAGCTTTCGACTGCACAATCAAGGTATAGCTGCCGGACATTTTAGTCATATTTTTCTAGTAGATGCCTCATCAACCACAGAGCCGGAAGCAACAATAGCTTTGGCCAATTTTGCTGATGAGAATACATCTGTTATTGTTACTGGTAAACCTGGAAACCGTTCACGTTGGGTCCGCTCTGACATGGCAAGGAAATATGGCTTGAGGAAGTCATATTTTGAAAGACTTTGTGAAGTCGGGCCATATCAAATCCTCAATCCAATGTTCATCACAGAGCTGGTTGGCTTTGAGCAATGGTCAAAGGACATCTATGAATACTAA